A genomic window from Flavobacterium sp. I3-2 includes:
- a CDS encoding tyrosine-type recombinase/integrase, which produces MNEFFLNIKVYVGEHRNKNVLWVRMPNNQLFKNFLKTNISTARWSNTYKCWYVIDSFANRNFLQIEQKKYDGKSLYAKIAPINHLELKRYIEQLRLKAYSESTIKTYTIEFAQWLYALKDFPVLNSNSEQLRSYLLFCITELKLSENQIHSRLNALKFYYEKVLMQESFFFDIPRPKKTSSLPKVLSTNEIRRLFEVTTNLKHLMILKMGYGLGLRVSEIAALKILNIDSNRMLVHVQNAKGKKDRYVPLPRTILDDLRLYYKQFKPQLYLFETKPKNAISTRSIQLIFTSAKEKANIKKTVGVHGLRHSYATHLLEYGTDMSIIQKLLGHNSVKTTNVYAKVTNTIFSKIKSPLDEL; this is translated from the coding sequence ATGAATGAGTTTTTCTTAAATATTAAAGTTTATGTGGGCGAACATCGAAATAAAAATGTTCTTTGGGTTCGCATGCCAAATAATCAATTATTTAAAAATTTTCTAAAAACTAATATTTCAACAGCTCGTTGGTCTAATACTTATAAATGTTGGTATGTTATTGATTCTTTTGCAAACAGAAATTTTCTTCAAATCGAACAAAAAAAATACGACGGAAAGTCTCTCTACGCTAAAATCGCTCCAATTAATCACCTCGAATTAAAACGTTACATCGAACAACTTCGACTAAAAGCTTACAGCGAAAGTACAATTAAAACCTACACCATTGAATTTGCTCAGTGGCTTTATGCATTAAAAGATTTTCCCGTTTTAAATTCCAATTCTGAACAACTTCGTAGCTATCTTTTATTTTGTATTACGGAACTTAAATTATCCGAAAATCAAATTCATTCTCGTTTGAATGCTTTAAAATTTTATTACGAAAAAGTGTTGATGCAAGAATCTTTTTTCTTTGATATTCCGCGTCCTAAAAAAACAAGTTCTTTACCTAAAGTATTGTCAACTAACGAAATTCGACGCTTATTTGAAGTGACTACAAATTTAAAACATCTAATGATTTTAAAAATGGGTTATGGTTTAGGACTTCGGGTTAGTGAAATTGCAGCTTTGAAAATTTTAAATATTGATTCGAATAGAATGTTGGTTCATGTTCAAAATGCAAAAGGGAAAAAAGATAGATATGTACCTTTACCTCGTACTATTTTAGATGACCTTCGTTTGTATTATAAACAATTTAAACCTCAGTTATATTTGTTTGAAACGAAACCTAAAAATGCAATTTCTACTCGTTCTATACAATTGATTTTTACATCAGCTAAAGAAAAAGCTAACATCAAAAAAACTGTCGGAGTTCATGGTTTACGACATAGTTATGCCACACATTTATTAGAATACGGAACGGACATGTCCATTATTCAAAAACTTTTAGGTCATAATAGCGTTAAAACTACGAATGTTTATGCAAAGGTTACCAATACCATTTTTAGTAAGATAAAAAGTCCTTTAGATGAATTGTAA
- a CDS encoding TerC family protein: MDFSIFLQADALIALFTLTMLEIVLGIDNIVFISILSGKLPKEQQKKAQQLGLFLAMFTRVLLLFSLSWVMSLTTPIFNLGSLVGITDPEWLEKLAISGRDLILLIGGLFLIYKSTVEIHHKIEGVAEEEGKVKVHSFAGTIAQILVLDIVFSLDSVITAVGMAEHIEVMIAAVIIAVAVMMLSASSVSKFVNEHPTVKMLALSFLLLIGVSLLAEGFDQHISKGYIYFAMGFSVLVEFLNLKMKKKNENPASIRNIVGNEKEQNKNI, translated from the coding sequence ATGGATTTTTCAATTTTTTTACAAGCTGATGCGTTAATTGCACTATTTACATTAACTATGTTAGAAATAGTTTTAGGAATAGACAACATTGTATTTATATCGATTCTTTCAGGAAAACTTCCAAAAGAACAACAAAAAAAAGCACAACAATTAGGTCTTTTCTTAGCCATGTTTACGCGAGTTTTACTTTTATTTTCATTAAGTTGGGTAATGAGTTTAACCACACCTATTTTTAACTTAGGAAGTTTAGTTGGTATTACAGACCCAGAATGGTTAGAAAAATTGGCAATTTCCGGACGAGATTTAATTTTATTAATTGGAGGTTTGTTTTTAATTTACAAATCAACAGTTGAAATTCATCATAAAATTGAAGGTGTTGCAGAAGAAGAAGGAAAAGTTAAAGTACATTCATTTGCAGGAACCATTGCTCAGATTTTGGTTTTAGACATTGTTTTCTCTTTAGATTCTGTAATAACTGCGGTTGGAATGGCTGAACACATTGAAGTAATGATTGCAGCAGTAATAATTGCAGTTGCTGTAATGATGTTATCCGCAAGTTCGGTTTCTAAATTTGTAAATGAACATCCTACAGTAAAAATGTTAGCATTATCTTTCTTGTTATTGATTGGAGTTTCGTTACTAGCAGAAGGATTTGACCAACACATCTCAAAAGGATACATTTATTTTGCGATGGGATTCTCAGTTTTAGTCGAATTCTTAAATCTTAAGATGAAAAAGAAAAACGAAAATCCGGCGAGTATCCGAAATATAGTCGGAAACGAAAAGGAACAAAATAAAAATATTTAA
- a CDS encoding DNA topoisomerase IV has translation MKKLLFGIGLISLTSCYNQERNCSDFKTGTFVFEQEIDGVKHSSTFVRNDSIEIETYNGKTDTASIRWINDCEYVLEKLHPKNMQEKKAVHMKILSTNGDEYIFEYGIVGAKTKEKGTIKKTSS, from the coding sequence ATGAAGAAATTACTTTTTGGAATTGGATTAATCAGTTTAACATCATGCTACAATCAAGAAAGAAATTGTTCTGATTTTAAAACAGGAACTTTTGTATTTGAACAAGAAATTGATGGAGTAAAACACAGTTCGACTTTTGTGAGAAATGATTCGATAGAAATTGAAACTTATAATGGTAAAACAGACACTGCTTCGATACGATGGATAAATGATTGCGAATATGTTTTGGAAAAATTACATCCAAAAAATATGCAAGAAAAAAAGGCAGTCCATATGAAAATATTAAGCACCAACGGCGATGAATACATTTTTGAATATGGAATTGTAGGAGCTAAAACTAAAGAAAAAGGAACAATTAAAAAAACTTCAAGTTAA
- a CDS encoding DUF6095 family protein: MAAPEFDKETVFKGIRKVSMAIPLMFLGPVIINSSFKNQNHPFYYVVLIVGILICLFSMFLFFKGITTMVKGFFNDNLKK; the protein is encoded by the coding sequence ATGGCAGCACCAGAATTTGACAAAGAAACCGTATTTAAAGGAATTAGAAAAGTTTCAATGGCAATTCCTTTAATGTTTTTGGGACCTGTAATTATAAACTCGTCGTTTAAAAATCAAAACCATCCATTTTATTATGTTGTTTTAATAGTTGGAATTTTGATTTGTTTATTTTCGATGTTTTTATTTTTTAAAGGAATAACAACAATGGTAAAAGGATTTTTTAATGATAATTTAAAAAAATAA
- the murQ gene encoding N-acetylmuramic acid 6-phosphate etherase — protein sequence MSFNKITESASNYQSLEKMSVIELLTNINNEDQTVPIAVEKALPQIEKAVVKIVSQLKNGGRLFYIGAGTSGRLGILDASECPPTYGVPFDLVNGLIAGGDVAIRKAVENAEDNTQQAAIDLQAFKINSNDFVVGIAASGTTPYVLGGMLFCKENNIPTACITCNPGSPLALAVDYPIEVVVGPEFVTGSSRMKAGTAQKLILNMISTTTMIQLGKVKGNKMVHMKLSNDKLVHRAQMMLVDELQIDLIEAKKLLETYGNVNNVLINYKK from the coding sequence ATGAGTTTTAATAAAATAACAGAATCGGCATCGAATTATCAATCATTAGAAAAAATGTCTGTAATTGAGCTGCTTACAAATATAAATAATGAAGACCAAACGGTTCCGATTGCGGTTGAAAAAGCTTTACCTCAGATTGAAAAAGCTGTAGTAAAAATTGTTTCGCAATTAAAAAATGGCGGTCGATTGTTTTATATTGGAGCAGGAACTTCTGGAAGATTAGGTATTTTAGATGCTTCGGAATGTCCACCTACTTATGGAGTTCCGTTTGATTTGGTTAACGGATTAATTGCAGGTGGTGATGTTGCTATTAGAAAAGCAGTTGAAAATGCCGAAGATAATACCCAACAAGCTGCGATTGATTTACAAGCTTTTAAAATAAACTCGAATGATTTTGTTGTCGGAATTGCTGCTTCAGGAACAACACCTTACGTTTTAGGTGGTATGCTTTTTTGTAAAGAAAACAATATTCCAACCGCTTGTATCACCTGTAATCCGGGAAGTCCGTTAGCTTTAGCAGTTGATTATCCGATAGAAGTCGTTGTAGGTCCAGAGTTTGTTACAGGCAGTTCAAGAATGAAAGCCGGAACAGCTCAAAAATTGATTTTAAATATGATTTCTACGACTACGATGATTCAACTTGGGAAAGTAAAAGGAAACAAAATGGTACACATGAAACTTTCTAACGATAAATTGGTTCATAGAGCACAAATGATGTTGGTAGATGAATTGCAAATCGATTTAATCGAAGCTAAAAAATTATTAGAAACATACGGAAACGTAAATAACGTTCTCATAAATTATAAAAAATAA
- a CDS encoding dienelactone hydrolase family protein: protein MNKIFIFIILLITVKSMSQNLNEIRYFDNQTELNGLITSNTEKNKPAVLILPAWMGIDNEAKKAALDLANRGYLAMIADIYGKGNIPTNIDEARKITTFYKSDYKAYQNRIQIALETLIADGANPDKIVIIGYCFGGTGALEAARGNLNVKGVVSIHGNLTDGLNRNNTIKPQILIENGADDEMVTQEDILNFMKEMKQTEAVWQFNNYGNCKHTFTNPDSKDYNEKMSKKSWLDTVEFIDNLIK from the coding sequence ATGAACAAAATCTTTATTTTTATCATCTTATTAATTACAGTAAAAAGTATGTCTCAAAATTTAAATGAAATTCGTTATTTCGATAATCAAACCGAATTAAACGGATTAATTACATCAAACACAGAAAAAAATAAGCCTGCAGTACTTATTCTACCAGCTTGGATGGGAATTGATAACGAAGCAAAAAAGGCTGCTTTAGATTTAGCAAATCGTGGTTATTTAGCAATGATAGCTGATATTTATGGAAAAGGAAATATCCCTACAAATATCGATGAAGCTCGAAAAATAACAACCTTTTATAAATCGGATTATAAAGCATATCAAAACCGAATTCAAATTGCTTTGGAAACGTTGATTGCTGACGGAGCGAATCCAGATAAAATTGTTATTATTGGGTATTGTTTTGGTGGAACTGGAGCTCTTGAAGCTGCGCGTGGAAATTTAAATGTAAAAGGAGTTGTTTCTATTCACGGAAATTTAACTGATGGTTTAAACCGAAATAACACAATAAAACCACAAATTCTGATTGAAAATGGAGCTGATGACGAAATGGTAACTCAAGAAGATATTTTAAATTTCATGAAAGAAATGAAACAAACCGAAGCAGTTTGGCAATTTAATAATTACGGAAATTGTAAGCATACTTTTACAAATCCGGATTCGAAAGATTATAACGAAAAAATGAGTAAAAAATCTTGGTTAGATACAGTAGAATTTATAGATAATTTAATAAAATAG
- the katG gene encoding catalase/peroxidase HPI, with the protein MENDISKCPFHNGTMKGNTVGGGGTQNNDWWPNQLKLNILKQHDTKTNPMGEDFDYAEEFKKLDLEALKADLKALMTDSQDWWPADFGHYGPLFIRMAWHSAGTYRVQDGRGGAGEGQQRFAPLNSWPDNVSLDKARRLLWPIKQKYGKKISWADLMILTGNVALESMGFKTLGFAGGRADVWEPNQDVYWGSEKTWLEPSGGANDRYSGDRDLENPLAAVQMGLIYVNPEGPDGNPDPIASARDIRDTFARMAMNDEETVALIAGGHTFGKTHGAASADHVGADPEDAGLEMQGLGWANSYGTGKGGDTITSGLEVTWTSKPTEWSNLFLTYLFGFEWELSKSPAGAHQWVAKDTGNIIPDAHDATKKHKPTMLTSDIALRLDPEYEKIGRRFLNNPDEFADAFAKAWFKLTHRDMGPTSRYLGKDIPTQEFVWQDPIPKQENTVLSESEINSLKQTILNSGLSVSELVGTAWASASTFRGSDKRGGANGSRIRLEPMKNWEVNNPVQLAKVLAVYEKIQAEMKVSGKNVSIADLIILGGAAGIEKAASNAGSKISVPFTQGRSDASQEQTDIDSIKWLEPVADGFRNYRKYPNPHVSTESLLIDKAQLLTLTAPEMTVLIGGFRAININFNGSNNGIFTDKPGQLTNDFFVNLLDMATQWKAMDDTKELYLGSDRKSGQAKWTGTRNDLVFGSNSELRAIAEVYASADAKDKFLNDFVLAWNKVMDADRFDLK; encoded by the coding sequence ATGGAAAACGATATCAGTAAATGTCCATTTCACAATGGAACTATGAAAGGAAACACAGTTGGTGGTGGTGGAACTCAAAATAATGATTGGTGGCCAAATCAATTGAAATTAAATATATTAAAACAACATGATACCAAAACAAACCCAATGGGTGAGGATTTTGATTATGCTGAAGAATTTAAAAAACTTGATTTAGAAGCATTAAAAGCTGATTTAAAAGCTTTAATGACAGATTCTCAAGATTGGTGGCCAGCAGATTTTGGTCATTACGGACCTTTATTTATTCGTATGGCATGGCATAGTGCAGGAACTTATCGTGTTCAAGACGGACGTGGTGGAGCAGGAGAAGGGCAACAACGTTTTGCACCATTAAATTCTTGGCCTGATAATGTTTCGTTAGATAAAGCTCGTCGTTTATTATGGCCGATTAAACAAAAATATGGTAAAAAGATTTCTTGGGCAGATTTAATGATTTTAACAGGAAATGTAGCTTTAGAATCAATGGGATTCAAAACTTTAGGATTCGCTGGTGGTCGTGCTGATGTTTGGGAACCAAATCAAGATGTATATTGGGGATCTGAAAAAACATGGTTAGAGCCAAGTGGTGGTGCTAATGATAGATATTCAGGTGATAGAGATTTAGAGAATCCTTTAGCAGCTGTACAAATGGGATTGATTTACGTGAATCCAGAAGGACCAGACGGAAATCCTGACCCAATTGCTTCTGCAAGAGATATTCGCGATACTTTTGCTCGTATGGCAATGAACGATGAAGAAACAGTTGCTTTAATTGCAGGTGGGCATACATTCGGAAAAACACACGGAGCTGCTTCGGCAGATCATGTAGGTGCTGACCCTGAAGATGCAGGTTTGGAAATGCAAGGTTTAGGTTGGGCTAATTCATATGGAACAGGAAAAGGTGGTGATACGATAACTTCTGGTTTAGAAGTTACATGGACAAGTAAACCAACCGAATGGTCTAATTTATTCTTGACTTATTTATTTGGATTTGAGTGGGAATTATCTAAATCTCCAGCAGGTGCTCATCAATGGGTTGCTAAAGACACAGGGAATATTATTCCAGATGCACATGATGCTACTAAAAAGCATAAACCAACCATGTTAACATCTGATATTGCTTTGCGTTTAGATCCAGAATACGAAAAAATTGGACGTAGATTTTTAAATAATCCAGATGAGTTTGCTGATGCTTTTGCAAAAGCATGGTTTAAGTTAACTCACAGAGATATGGGGCCAACATCTCGTTATTTAGGTAAAGATATTCCAACACAAGAATTTGTTTGGCAAGATCCAATTCCTAAACAAGAAAATACTGTATTAAGTGAATCAGAAATCAATTCATTAAAACAAACAATTTTAAATTCAGGTTTATCTGTTTCTGAATTAGTTGGAACAGCTTGGGCTTCTGCGTCTACTTTCCGTGGATCAGATAAAAGAGGTGGAGCAAACGGATCTCGTATTCGATTAGAACCAATGAAAAATTGGGAAGTGAATAATCCAGTTCAGTTAGCCAAAGTTTTAGCTGTTTACGAAAAAATTCAAGCTGAGATGAAAGTTTCTGGTAAGAATGTTTCTATTGCTGATTTAATTATTTTAGGAGGTGCTGCAGGAATCGAAAAAGCAGCTAGCAATGCTGGATCTAAAATTTCTGTTCCTTTTACTCAAGGTCGTTCAGATGCATCTCAAGAGCAAACAGACATCGATTCTATTAAATGGTTAGAACCAGTTGCAGATGGATTTAGAAATTACAGAAAATACCCTAATCCTCATGTTTCAACGGAATCTTTATTAATTGATAAAGCTCAATTATTGACGTTAACAGCTCCTGAAATGACTGTTTTAATTGGAGGTTTTAGAGCCATCAATATTAATTTCAACGGTTCAAATAATGGAATTTTTACAGATAAACCAGGTCAATTAACTAACGATTTCTTTGTTAATTTATTGGATATGGCTACACAATGGAAAGCTATGGACGATACCAAAGAATTGTATTTAGGATCAGATAGAAAATCAGGACAAGCTAAATGGACAGGAACTCGTAATGATTTAGTTTTCGGTTCGAATTCTGAATTAAGAGCAATTGCTGAAGTTTATGCTTCTGCAGATGCAAAAGATAAATTCTTAAACGATTTTGTTCTTGCTTGGAATAAAGTTATGGATGCTGATCGATTTGATTTAAAATAA
- a CDS encoding DUF4258 domain-containing protein encodes MKFQQRLAYYLLGLMIGAFAVYFFMHQKDTTFCYLPNCRVLKDLRNKPLTFSKDTQTLLDEKTITLDEVKNCLTHGDIDFSKSNKVVEGGKLYVIEGKDKDMKDITIEMVNYDNRVLFKSFIPK; translated from the coding sequence ATGAAATTTCAACAAAGATTAGCATATTACTTATTAGGATTAATGATTGGTGCTTTTGCAGTATATTTCTTTATGCATCAAAAAGATACCACCTTTTGCTATTTACCAAACTGTCGCGTTTTAAAAGATTTAAGAAACAAACCTTTAACTTTTTCAAAAGATACTCAAACGTTATTAGATGAAAAAACAATAACTTTAGATGAAGTAAAAAATTGTTTAACACACGGTGATATTGATTTTTCTAAAAGTAACAAAGTAGTCGAAGGTGGAAAACTTTATGTAATTGAAGGTAAAGACAAAGATATGAAAGACATAACTATCGAAATGGTTAATTATGACAATCGTGTTTTATTCAAAAGTTTTATCCCAAAATAA
- a CDS encoding alanine dehydrogenase, with protein sequence MGIKTPFSKSELIPQEETLEIRKHRSQLFIGIPKENFKFEKRVCLTPEAVKMFINAGHRILIESNAGIEANYADKEYSEAGAEITKDTKKIFECPIILKVEPPTLEEIGYMKPKSYLISAVQIKMQNKNYFEALTKKKITALGFESIQDQDATHPFLSALGQIAGVASIHIASELMTKCTNGKGLLFGNITGIPNTEVVIIGAGNVAENAARTALGLGANVKVFDNSIHRLKRLQENLPHRIFTSTIQETVLLKALMRCDVAIGAIRGRNRSPIIVSEIMVQRMKPGAIIVDVCIDNGGCFETSELTTHEKPTIIKSNVIHYCVPNITSRYSKTATLAISNIISPFLLDLAENGGLENVLLYDKNIRAGVYMYQGILVNQSIGEWFSLDYKDINLIVF encoded by the coding sequence ATGGGAATTAAAACACCTTTTTCAAAAAGCGAATTAATACCGCAAGAAGAAACTTTAGAAATACGAAAACATCGTAGTCAATTGTTTATTGGAATTCCCAAAGAAAATTTCAAATTTGAAAAACGCGTTTGCTTAACTCCAGAAGCGGTAAAAATGTTTATCAACGCTGGTCATCGAATTTTAATAGAATCGAATGCTGGAATCGAAGCAAATTATGCAGATAAAGAATATAGTGAAGCTGGTGCAGAAATCACAAAAGATACCAAAAAGATTTTTGAATGTCCGATTATTTTAAAAGTTGAACCTCCAACTTTAGAAGAAATTGGTTATATGAAGCCTAAATCTTATTTGATTTCTGCAGTTCAAATCAAAATGCAAAATAAAAATTATTTTGAAGCATTAACCAAAAAGAAAATTACAGCTTTGGGATTTGAATCGATTCAAGATCAAGATGCAACACATCCGTTTTTGAGCGCTTTGGGACAAATTGCTGGTGTTGCTTCCATTCATATTGCTTCTGAATTGATGACCAAATGCACCAACGGAAAAGGACTTTTGTTCGGAAATATTACAGGAATTCCGAATACTGAAGTTGTTATAATCGGAGCTGGAAATGTGGCTGAAAATGCTGCACGAACTGCCTTAGGTTTAGGAGCGAATGTAAAAGTTTTTGATAATTCCATTCACCGTTTAAAACGTTTGCAAGAAAACTTACCACATCGAATTTTTACTTCAACGATTCAAGAAACTGTTCTTCTTAAAGCTTTAATGCGATGCGATGTTGCGATTGGTGCCATTCGTGGTAGAAATCGTTCGCCAATTATCGTATCCGAAATCATGGTTCAACGTATGAAACCAGGAGCAATTATCGTTGATGTTTGTATTGATAACGGTGGTTGTTTTGAAACTTCTGAACTAACAACACACGAAAAACCAACGATTATTAAGTCAAATGTGATTCATTATTGTGTTCCAAATATAACATCGAGATATTCAAAAACAGCAACTTTAGCAATCAGTAATATCATTTCGCCTTTCTTATTAGATTTGGCAGAAAATGGAGGTTTAGAGAACGTTTTATTATATGATAAAAATATTCGTGCAGGAGTTTATATGTATCAAGGAATTTTGGTAAATCAATCGATTGGAGAATGGTTTTCGCTAGATTACAAAGACATTAATTTAATAGTATTTTAA
- the tsaE gene encoding tRNA (adenosine(37)-N6)-threonylcarbamoyltransferase complex ATPase subunit type 1 TsaE: protein MEILFKLTDIQNIANKIINQSKFKVILFDGQMGAGKTTLIKAISRELGVVDVANSPTFSIVNEYKTSTNQTIFHFDLYRLEQEEEAYDMGIDEYFESGNWCFIEWPEKTPNLIPDDHHVIQFEWIDENTRKIIFK, encoded by the coding sequence ATGGAAATTTTATTTAAATTAACTGATATTCAAAATATTGCCAATAAAATTATTAATCAATCAAAATTTAAAGTAATTTTATTCGATGGACAAATGGGTGCAGGAAAAACCACATTAATCAAAGCCATTTCAAGAGAATTAGGCGTTGTTGATGTTGCAAATAGTCCAACTTTTTCAATTGTAAACGAATACAAAACTTCGACAAATCAAACGATTTTTCATTTTGATTTATATCGATTAGAACAAGAAGAAGAAGCATATGACATGGGTATTGATGAATATTTTGAATCTGGAAATTGGTGTTTTATTGAATGGCCTGAAAAAACGCCTAATTTAATTCCAGATGACCATCATGTCATTCAATTTGAATGGATTGATGAAAACACGCGAAAAATTATTTTTAAATAG
- a CDS encoding bifunctional response regulator/alkaline phosphatase family protein, with protein MSQIKILWVDDEIDLLKPHILFLEKKNYHITTANNGQDALDLFDEENFDIVFLDENMPGISGLETLSEMKEKKSTVPIIMITKSEEELIMEEAIGSKIADYLIKPVNPNQILLSLKKNLDHSRLVSEKTSLDYQKEFRKIAMDMMQTNSYEDWSELYKRLIFWEKELEQIDDQNLFEILESQKQEANIQFGKFVEKNYEYWMNNPDEAPLFSHNLFRKKVVPELRDDKNVLFIVIDNLRYDQWKAFESIINNHYKVDKEESYFSILPTATQYARNAIFSGLTPLEMEKQLPQYWKNDTDEGGKNLYEAEFLNEQLKRLRLNIKQEYFKITNLRDGKKFVENFKSLKENKLITLVYNFVDMISHAKTEMEVIKELASNDKAYRSLTQSWFKNSPLIEIIQQAQHAGYKLIITTDHGTINCKTPSKVIGDKNTSLNLRYKTGKSLTYEDKDVYVVKDPKKVGLPAINMSSSYIFAKNDIFLAYINNYNHYVSYFKNTYQHGGISLEEMIIPFVVLNPK; from the coding sequence ATGAGTCAAATAAAAATTTTATGGGTTGATGATGAAATCGACTTACTGAAACCACACATTCTTTTTTTAGAAAAGAAAAATTATCACATCACAACAGCAAATAATGGACAAGATGCACTTGATTTATTTGATGAAGAAAATTTTGACATTGTTTTCTTAGATGAAAATATGCCTGGAATTAGCGGTTTAGAAACACTTTCTGAAATGAAAGAAAAAAAATCTACTGTTCCGATTATAATGATAACTAAAAGCGAAGAAGAATTGATTATGGAAGAAGCTATCGGTTCTAAAATTGCAGACTATTTAATCAAACCTGTAAATCCAAATCAAATTTTATTGAGCTTAAAGAAAAATCTGGATCATTCACGATTGGTTTCAGAAAAAACATCTTTAGATTATCAGAAAGAATTCAGAAAAATTGCTATGGATATGATGCAAACCAATTCTTATGAAGATTGGTCGGAATTATATAAGCGTTTGATTTTTTGGGAAAAAGAATTAGAACAAATTGATGATCAAAACTTATTTGAAATTCTAGAAAGTCAAAAACAAGAAGCCAATATTCAATTCGGAAAATTTGTAGAAAAGAATTATGAATATTGGATGAATAATCCTGATGAAGCTCCTTTGTTTTCGCATAATTTATTTCGTAAAAAAGTTGTTCCTGAACTTAGAGATGACAAAAATGTGCTTTTTATTGTGATAGATAATTTGCGTTATGATCAATGGAAAGCTTTTGAATCAATTATAAACAATCATTATAAAGTTGATAAAGAAGAAAGTTATTTTTCAATTTTACCAACGGCAACGCAATATGCCAGAAATGCTATTTTTTCAGGATTAACTCCGCTTGAAATGGAAAAACAATTGCCTCAATATTGGAAAAACGATACGGATGAAGGCGGTAAAAATTTATACGAAGCTGAGTTTTTAAATGAACAACTAAAACGTTTAAGACTTAATATCAAACAAGAATATTTTAAGATTACGAATCTTAGAGATGGTAAAAAATTTGTCGAAAACTTCAAATCTTTAAAAGAAAACAAATTGATTACTCTGGTTTACAATTTTGTGGATATGATTTCGCATGCCAAAACCGAAATGGAAGTCATCAAAGAATTAGCTTCAAATGACAAAGCTTATCGATCATTAACTCAAAGTTGGTTTAAAAATTCTCCTTTAATTGAAATTATTCAACAAGCGCAACATGCTGGTTATAAATTAATTATCACAACCGATCACGGAACAATTAATTGCAAAACACCTTCAAAAGTTATTGGCGACAAAAACACCAGTCTAAATTTAAGATACAAAACGGGTAAATCTTTAACCTATGAAGACAAGGATGTTTATGTAGTAAAAGATCCAAAAAAAGTTGGTTTACCAGCAATTAATATGAGTAGTTCCTACATTTTTGCAAAAAATGATATTTTCTTAGCTTACATAAACAATTACAATCATTATGTAAGTTATTTTAAAAACACTTATCAACATGGAGGAATTTCGTTAGAAGAAATGATTATTCCTTTTGTTGTTTTAAATCCTAAATAA
- a CDS encoding anthranilate synthase component II: MNNILLIDNFDSFTHNIEHLITKLGFQAETIRNNDFSIEYVNNFEKIIISPGPGLPNESHQIIEIIQQYSKNKSILGICLGHQAISVAFQGKLKNLSKVYHGVSSEITILDSDEKIFKNLPNKIEVARYHSWAIDENDIGDGLKVTSTTEDGTIMSIKHEIYDVQGIQFHPESILTPQGEQIMKNWLEK, from the coding sequence TGAACATCTGATAACAAAACTTGGTTTTCAAGCTGAAACAATAAGAAATAATGATTTTTCCATTGAATATGTTAATAATTTCGAAAAAATAATTATTTCACCTGGACCAGGTCTTCCTAATGAATCACATCAAATTATTGAGATTATTCAGCAGTATTCTAAAAACAAATCAATTTTAGGAATCTGTTTAGGTCATCAAGCAATTTCAGTAGCATTTCAAGGAAAACTTAAAAATTTATCAAAAGTTTATCACGGTGTTTCTTCTGAAATAACTATATTAGATTCCGATGAAAAAATCTTTAAAAATCTTCCGAATAAGATAGAAGTTGCACGATATCATTCTTGGGCAATCGACGAAAATGATATTGGAGATGGTTTAAAAGTTACTTCAACTACAGAAGATGGAACCATAATGTCTATTAAACATGAAATTTACGATGTTCAAGGAATTCAATTTCATCCAGAAAGTATATTAACACCGCAAGGGGAACAAATTATGAAAAATTGGTTAGAAAAATAG